The genomic DNA TTTCCTCTACGGCGGCCGGCTCGGCTACCGGTATGGTGGCTTTCTGGAGCTCGGTATCGCGGCTCTTCATGAACAGGGTACCGAAAGCAGACAGTACGTTGCAGCATTAAACGATCTGCGAAACGAAAAGAACTTTCACGAACTTATAGCTGGAGATATCTGGATTGCCCCAAACGGAATCGCCGACTACTCGGGGCGCATATTCTATGATCCAGGCGTTCGAGAACTGGCGGAACAGAACCATTTTGTGACGATCCGCCCTCGGACCGATTTGTCACTGGCCTTTGAGTACAATCAACAGCGTCTCGAAGGTTTTTTTGCCGTGACCGCTCTTCCCTCCACCGTATTTCGTCCCGCTCCCGGCACTGAAGTCGTCTCCTACAGCGCCGTAGCCAGTTACACGGCGACCAGCAGAATCGAGGTGTCGGCAGATGCAAAGCAAACGAAATATGATGCTGCAGAGCGGGGAAAAAGCAGAAAGTTCGGGCTGAACATAGATGTCTCGTTTCTGGATGGGAAAATCCGAACCGGGGGGGGGCTTCACCGGGTCGATTCTCAGGTGCCCCGAGTCACCTCCTACAATGAAGTCCACGGCTATGGGCTCTACACAGCGTCGAGATATTTCGGCTCGGCAGACATCATCACGCATCTTTTCGATGAAGCAATCTATGGAAAAACAAGCTCCGTCACCGGAACCATCACAACCGGATACCGCGTCACGCCCGAACTCGCCCTCTCCGGGGATATCAGCTATGGCTGGAGCCCGCAACTGGTCAACGATCTGCGCGGATTACTTAAGCTTACATATCATTACGAGAGCAGCAAAGGAGCACGGTAACATGAAGGGACGTCGTCTCTTGGCGATAATCGCAGTATTCAGCGGAATGATCATTTCGGCGGCCTGCAGCAGAATCGCCTCTCTTCCCGCAGGGCATCCGGAGCCGCTTGCGGAAGGGAAGGTTGCTTGCAGCGAGTGCCATGAGGATGCGGTTAGAGGCGTTCTCAAGCCCTATGCTTCCTTCGATCACTCCGTTTCCTTCATCAGAAGCCACCGGCTCTATGCCCAGCGCGACGACAGGCTATGCGCAACGTGCCACCAGAGCTCATTCTGCAATGACTGTCACGTGAACCGTGTGGAGATAAAGCCTTCGCTCAAGTATGGGGAACGCCCTGACCGGGAATTCATGCACCGAGGGGACTATCTCACGCGCCACAAGATCGACGGCAAGCTCGATCCGACAGGCTGTTACCGCTGCCACGGCAGGATGAACAACAAACAGTGCGTTGCCTGCCACCGATGACGGGCCGTCCATTTTCATAGTTACTTTTGGAACTGATGTGAGAGTGATGTTATCTTACATAGCTGCCATAGTGGCTGCAGTATCCCTCGCCGCGCTGTGGGGATGCGGTACCGCCAATGATACGGCACCCGCCGTCGACTCCACCGGCAAACATCCCACAAACTGGGTCGTCGGCCACAGGAGCGCCTTTCACCGCACGCCCGAGCAATGCAGGGAATGTCATGGACCGGATCTTGCGGTAAGAGGATCAACAGGAGGTATAACCAGAATAGGTTGTTTCGCCGCAACGTGGAACGGAATGAGCTGCCACGCCTTGGTGAACGGGCAGCCTCACGGGCCACGCAACCTCCCCCATGCAATCCCCTTCACCTCTCCCGGAACCCATGGCCCTGAGGCGAAGAGAGACCTGGTTGGTTGCCAGGAATGTCACGGTGAGCCAGGGATCTCCGGCAGCAATCCACGATTCAATGCAACGATCGGCTCCCTTAGCGCCGGATGCGAAGCCTCCGGCTGCCACATAACCAATGCGGCGCACCCGGTACCTTGGCTGACCCACGGCTCCGCCGGAAACCTCATGAGGGCATGCTCTCTCTGCCATGGGACTACCCTCCGGGGTGGAGTCGCTCGCTCCTGCTTCAGCGCGACCTGTCATCCTAACAGCGCGCCGGGCACCGTGCCCGTTGCCGGCCAATGCACCTCGTGCCACGGCAAGCCCCCCAACGGCCTCCCCGGCGCAAGCTCCCCCAACATTGCAGGAGCACACGCCAAACACGGCAACGTTCCGGGTATCGGCAGCATTTGCGAGACCTGTCACACGGGAGCAGGCACCGGAACCGCCAACCATGCCAACGGCCGAGCTGATGTCGCCTTTACCTCCACATATAATGCTAAATCGGGGCCCTCTGCATTTGATGGCGGAACCCAGACCTGCACAAACGTCAGTTGTCATGGGGGTGAGGCAATAAGCTGGACGCAGGCATTCGAGAGCGAGGTCCACGACGGGTGCATACGGTGCCACGCCTTCGGAACAAACCAGTACAACAGCTACCACTCGGGAAAGCATCCGGAGCACGAGCGTTCTGGCCCCAACGGCCTTCTCTGTACCGATTGCCATGACATCGAAAAGCTGCGGCAGAAACATTTCAGCGGACTGTCAACACCTCAGTTTGAGGGGACACCTAGGGACACCCTCCGGGATGAAGTTCGGTATAACGGCACTACCTGTTCCCCACCAGGACTCAGCCCTCTGGGAGCCTGCCATTTCGATCCTGTCGAACGGGCCTGGTAAATTCCGGCGTGCTGTTTCAAGCTTCAGATATCCTCGACGCCACTCCCAAAACAAAACAGGCCCATGCTTGATCCAGCATGGGCCTGTTCCTGCTACTGATACTGTATGGCCGTTACTTTGTATATTCCCGCCCGAACGGCGATATCTCCCGCAGTCGCTGAATGATAGGAGGCACTTCTCGAATGATGAGGTCGATCTCCTGGTCGGTGTTGAATCGCGATAGCGAGAAGCGGATGGAGCCGTGAGCGCAGGTGAACGGAACCCCCATCGCCCGCAGTACGTGGGATGGTTCGAGCGACCCGGAGGTACAGGCACTGCCGGAGGACGCGCAGATTCCTTTTTCGCTCAGCAGGAGCAGGATAGCTTCCCCTTCCACAAATTCGAATGCAATTGAAAGGGTGTTGGGCAGCCTTTCGGCACCATCGCCATTGATCCTTGCCTTCGGAACAAGCTTCATCAGCTCCCGCTCCAACCGGTCCCGCATACCCCGTACTCGGGTATCCTCGTCCTTCAGGTGCATTCCAGCCAGTTCACACGCCTTGCCGAGCGCGATGATGGAAGCCGTATTTTCAGTGCCCGCCCGACGGCTCTTCTCCTGGTGCCCGCCTATCATGAACGGCCGGAACGGCACTCCCTTGCGGAGGTACATGGCGCCGCACCCTTTCGGTGCATGGAGTTTGTGACCCGAAAGGGCAAGCATGTCTATGGTCGAAGTTGCCATATTCAGCGGTATCTTCCCCACAGCCTGGACAGCGTCGGTGTGAAAAATCGCCCCCTTTTCCTTTACTATGGCACCGACTTCCTCGACAGGAAAGACGACCCCTGTTTCATTGTTTGCATACATGACAGATACAATGGCGGTGTCATCATCGACAGCCCGCTTCAGTTCGTCGAGATCAAGCCTCCCCGATGAATCTACGTTCAGCTCCGTCACCCGGTAGCCCCGTTTGGAGAGGTTCCGACAGAGGGTAAGGACAGCAGGATGCTCGACGCGGGTAGTTATGATGTGCCTGCGTTCAGGAAAAACTTCAAGGGCTGAACGAATCGCCGCATTGTCGCTCTCAGTTCCGCAGGAAGTGAAAATAATCTCGTCTGGCGATGCTCCAAGCAGCGCTGCAACGCGGCTTCGTGCTTCATCCACTTTTTTCTGGACCTGCCCGCCAAAGAAGTGCATCGAACTGGGGTTGCCGTACAGTTCGCAGAAATAGGGGCGCATCTCCTCGAATACGGCCTCATCGACTTTGGTGGTGGCGTTATTGTCTACATATACCTCCTTCATCCCTCCACCTCCTCGATTACTATGTCGTCCGCAACCAGCTCCCGCAGCCGCATCTCGACGAACTTAGCGGTGTTGCCGGAAGACACGCACCCTGCACATGCCTTGCGGAAGGCGATCTGAACCCGGCTACCGTCGATGTCGATCAACTCAAGGTCCCCACCGTCAGCCCACAGCTGCGGACGCACCTCTTTCTCCAGAGTTTCCTGGATCAGCTGCATCTTACGCAGGTTAGTGAGCCGCTCCGGTTTCTTCGGAGCTTCTTTGGCCTGTCCACCCACCACTTCGGCAATCAGCTCCTTGATGCGCGGGATACAGCCGCCGCAGGCACCCCCTGCCTTGGTAAAGTGGGTCACCTGCTCTGCCGTGTGGAGCTTGTTGGAGGCAATTACCTTCTTGAGGAACTGATCGGTAAGCCCGAAGCACTTGCAGACGATCTCTCCTTCCATCGCTGCATGATCATGGTCCTGATGAGTAGGAAGCGGTCCTCCCCTGTACTTGGCAATGGCCACTTCCAGGGCTTCCTGCCCCATGACGGAACAGTGCATCTTTTCTTCGGGCAGCCCACCTAGGAAATCTGCTATTTCCTGGTTGGATATCTTCAGCGCCTCGTCGAGGGTCTTTCCCTTAACCATCTCGGTAAGGGCCGACGAAGAGGCGATTGCGCTTCCACAGCCGAAGGTCTGGAACCGGGCGTCGACAATCCGCTCCTTCTTCTCGTCAAGCTTGATAAACAGCTTGAGTGCATCACCACATGCAAGGCTGCCAACTTCTCCGACTGCATCCGCATCCTCTATTTCACCAACATTTCTCGGATTCAAGAAATGATCTTTAACTTTTTCAGTGTAATCCCACATGTTTCCTCCAATAAAGATGTATAGTCACGGACTGGTGATTATAACCCGAACGGCTTATTTTTCTCAACGAAAAGCCCGGATGGGATAAAAAAACGCCACGGACCTGCGTCCGTGGCGTCCGTCTTTCATGTTCGTACTCGCGCTACGAAAGGATAAAGTCACGGCCAGCTGTCATAATTGCCTGCAGACGCTCGAACGAAGATGCCTCACCGTAAAGCCTGACTACAGGTTCCGTTCCCGATTTGCGAAACAGAAGCCAACTGCCGTCGTCCAGAATGAACTTGTTTCCGTCTATGGTTACAACGTCCCTCACCTTTACCCCTGCGAAGGCTGCCGGAATCTCTTTTATTTTGGTCGGAAAGGCTGCTTCAAGCTCCGGCGAGAGGTTCAGGTTTTCCCGCTTCGTCACGTATCGACCTACCCGTTGATACAACCGCTCCAGTAGCGCCTTCACCGACATTCCTTCACGGGCGACCATCTCTGCAACTAGAAAGCAGGCCAGTATCCCATCCTTCTCCGGGACATGCCCCATTATCGATAGGCCGGCGCTCTCCTCCCCACCGATAATGATTTTGTTCTGACTGATCAGTTCGCCGATATACTTGAAGCCAACAGGTGTCTCGTGGATCTCTATCCCGTGGTGATGAGCGACAGCATCGACAAGATGAGATGTTGCGACGCTGCGTGCTACTCCCCCCTTCATCCCACGCACACGAACAAGGTAGTCGAAGAGCAGGGCTATGATGTAGTTCGGCTCAATGTAGGTTCCATCTTCATCTACGATACCGAAACGGTCGGCATCTCCGTCCGTTGCGATACCGAGCTTAACATCAGGATCTCCCTTCACGAGTCGGATGAAATCCTGGATGTATTTCTCCGCCGGCTCTGGTGGAAACCCTCCGAAGTAAGGGTCTCTATGGGAGTTGATGATCTTGAACGGCACCCTCCGCTCGACTAGAGGCTTCTCTAGATAGCCACG from Geobacter sp. DSM 9736 includes the following:
- the nifS gene encoding cysteine desulfurase NifS, which produces MKEVYVDNNATTKVDEAVFEEMRPYFCELYGNPSSMHFFGGQVQKKVDEARSRVAALLGASPDEIIFTSCGTESDNAAIRSALEVFPERRHIITTRVEHPAVLTLCRNLSKRGYRVTELNVDSSGRLDLDELKRAVDDDTAIVSVMYANNETGVVFPVEEVGAIVKEKGAIFHTDAVQAVGKIPLNMATSTIDMLALSGHKLHAPKGCGAMYLRKGVPFRPFMIGGHQEKSRRAGTENTASIIALGKACELAGMHLKDEDTRVRGMRDRLERELMKLVPKARINGDGAERLPNTLSIAFEFVEGEAILLLLSEKGICASSGSACTSGSLEPSHVLRAMGVPFTCAHGSIRFSLSRFNTDQEIDLIIREVPPIIQRLREISPFGREYTK
- a CDS encoding cytochrome c3 family protein, with translation MKGRRLLAIIAVFSGMIISAACSRIASLPAGHPEPLAEGKVACSECHEDAVRGVLKPYASFDHSVSFIRSHRLYAQRDDRLCATCHQSSFCNDCHVNRVEIKPSLKYGERPDREFMHRGDYLTRHKIDGKLDPTGCYRCHGRMNNKQCVACHR
- the nifU gene encoding Fe-S cluster assembly protein NifU produces the protein MWDYTEKVKDHFLNPRNVGEIEDADAVGEVGSLACGDALKLFIKLDEKKERIVDARFQTFGCGSAIASSSALTEMVKGKTLDEALKISNQEIADFLGGLPEEKMHCSVMGQEALEVAIAKYRGGPLPTHQDHDHAAMEGEIVCKCFGLTDQFLKKVIASNKLHTAEQVTHFTKAGGACGGCIPRIKELIAEVVGGQAKEAPKKPERLTNLRKMQLIQETLEKEVRPQLWADGGDLELIDIDGSRVQIAFRKACAGCVSSGNTAKFVEMRLRELVADDIVIEEVEG
- a CDS encoding phosphoglucomutase/phosphomannomutase family protein; protein product: MGGIAFGTSGWRGILCDDFVFDNVRVVTRAIADHVAAGPDKDKGLIVGCDSRFMGDEFAREAARILAGANIKTFLCDRDTPTPVISYEILRRKAAGGINFTASHNPPRYNGIKFSPAWGGPALPDTTRDIERRANEMVGKICPERPEFEQASRDGLIEEIDPQQPYLDALKEKVDFESLARLGTLALNPLYGTARGYLEKPLVERRVPFKIINSHRDPYFGGFPPEPAEKYIQDFIRLVKGDPDVKLGIATDGDADRFGIVDEDGTYIEPNYIIALLFDYLVRVRGMKGGVARSVATSHLVDAVAHHHGIEIHETPVGFKYIGELISQNKIIIGGEESAGLSIMGHVPEKDGILACFLVAEMVAREGMSVKALLERLYQRVGRYVTKRENLNLSPELEAAFPTKIKEIPAAFAGVKVRDVVTIDGNKFILDDGSWLLFRKSGTEPVVRLYGEASSFERLQAIMTAGRDFILS